A genomic window from Silene latifolia isolate original U9 population chromosome 11, ASM4854445v1, whole genome shotgun sequence includes:
- the LOC141613073 gene encoding uncharacterized protein LOC141613073 → MVFEEERWDVGGIMRRIWGIIWEMESVQDNKVSCIVEGSRLGSWEPPGSGVSKINTDAGVVEGVGVGLGAVSRTSAGEVEWAVVLQRGSGCAVDMAEAEAILLGLREAIRMQSRKVVIESDCLIVVEDLNRNRRGRSELFAIYEEIRQLSLSFESIVFKHISRNFNKLAHMLAHAMPWFHGSRFWTSDLPAEFGIVALFDASNIF, encoded by the coding sequence ATGGTTTTTGAGGAGGAAAGGTGGGATGTGGGTGGGATTATGAGGAGAATTTGGGGTATCATATGGGAGATGGAGTCGGTGCAGGACAATAAGGTATCGTGTATTGTGGAAGGAAGCCGGCTGGGGAGCTGGGAACCGCCGGGTAGTGGTGTGTCTAAAATCAATACGGATGCAGGGGTCGTGGAGGGAGTAGGTGTGGGATTGGGAGCGGTTAGTCGGACTTCGGCGGGTGAGGTTGAGTGGGCTGTGGTGTTGCAACGTGGCTCGGGGTGTGCAGTAGATATGGCGGAGGCTGAAGCGATATTGTTAGGACTGCGTGAAGCAATCAGGATGCAGTCAAGAAAGGTGGTCATTGAAAGCGATTGTCTGATCGTGGTTGAAGATTTGAATAGGAATAGACGTGGTAGAAGTGAATTGTTTGCGATATATGAGGAAATTAGACAGCTTAGTTTAAGTTTTGAGTCGATTGTTTTTAAgcatattagtaggaattttaaTAAGTTAGCACATATGTTAGCACATGCTATGCCATGGTTTCATGGTAGTCGTTTTTGGACGTCGGATTTGCCAGCTGAGTTTGGTATTGTAGCTCTCTTTGATGCTAGTAATATATTTTAA
- the LOC141611347 gene encoding serine/threonine-protein kinase PEPKR2-like, with the protein MNCLSKKRKGGEVSQSLSNIRSHVSLEGYPRLRKRGKEDIVVEDVGLVETRVSGAVTAPPCGSLLGSPGRGLKRKIGCIDAATRTGRKKKIEQDYYLGATIGKGKFGSVRMCWSKVNGEVFACKMLSKGEDPVHREVEIMQHLSGHVGIVTLKAVYEDAQSFYLVMEFCSGGRLLDQMARERQYSEHRAANILKELVLVIKYCHEMGVVHRDIKPENVLLTSSGSLKLADFGLAVRISIGQSLSGVVGTPAYVAPEVLSGEYSEKVDIWSAGVLLHALLLGVLPFQGSSLEACFESIKNVDLDFNGGLWMSVSQPARDLIARMLTRDVSARPSADDILKHPWISYYADPPLKTMTIKSPSKNRRLSSHNITRKVVSEVDSNRVQSTGYHYGCDDSDVNNLLTSSSCKIEEDSGLVDSLAVAISCMKISESKRVRICNSPNPVSHEHSSNLKVNLCAAF; encoded by the exons ATGAATTGCTTGAGTAAGAAAAGGAAGGGAGGTGAGGTTTCGCAGTCGTTGTCGAATATTAGGTCTCATGTATCTTTAGAAGGGTATCCGAGGCTAAGGAAAAGGGGTAAGGAAGATATAGTTGTAGAAGATGTCGGATTGGTCGAAACTAGGGTGAGTGGAGCTGTCACTGCCCCACCCTGTGGGAGCTTGTTAGGCTCGCCTGGTAGGGGTCTAAAGAGGAAAATAGGATGTATTGATGCTGCGACTAGAACGgggaggaagaagaaaattgagCAGGATTATTATCTGGGAGCGACTATTGGGAAAGGGAAATTCGGGTCTGTGAGAATGTGCTGGAGCAAAGTTAATGGTGAGGTATTTGCTTGTAAGATGTTGTCCAAGGGGGAGGATCCTGTGCATCGGGAGGTCGAGATTATGCAACATTTGTCAGGACATGTTGGGATTGTTACACTGAAGGCTGTTTATGAGGATGCTCAATCTTTTTACCTTGTTATGGAGTTTTGCTCTGGAGGAAGGTTGCTTGACCAAATGGCTAGAGAAAGGCAGTATTCCGAGCATCGGGCTGCTAACATACTCAAGGAGCTTGTTTTGGTTATCAAGTATTGTCATGAAATGGGTGTTGTGCATCGTGATATAAAGCCAGAGAATGTTCTTCTTACATCATCAGGAAGCTTGAAACTTGCAGATTTTGGACTGGCAGTGAGGATTTCGATTG GTCAGAGCTTGTCTGGTGTGGTTGGAACTCCGGCTTATGTTGCCCCAGAAGTTTTGTCGGGGGAATATTCTGAGAAGGTGGATATCTGGAGTGCTGGTGTGCTTCTTCACGCTCTTCTGCTTGGTGTCTTGCCATTTCAAGGAAGTTCTTTAGAAGCTTGTTTTGAATCCATCAAGAATGTGGATCTTGACTTTAATGGTGGCTTATGGATGTCAGTTTCCCAGCCTGCTAGAGATTTAATTGCTCGTATGCTAACAAGAGATGTTTCTGCAAGACCATCCGCTGATGACATATTAA AACATCCATGGATATCGTATTATGCTGATCCACCTCTGAAGACAATGACCATTAAATCGCCAAGCAAAAATAGGAGATTGTCCTCACACAACATAACTAGAAAAGTAGTGTCAGAAGTCGACAGTAACCGGGTTCAGTCGACTGGTTATCATTACGGCTGTGATGATTCTGATGTTAATAACTTGTTAACAAGTAGTTCTTGTAAGATCGAAGAGGACAGTGGATTAGTGGATTCACTTGCAGTTGCAATTTCCTGCATGAAAATTTCCGAGTCAAAGCGAGTCAGGATATGCAATTCGCCCAATCCAGTTTCACACGAGCATTCCTCTAACTTGAAGGTTAACCTATGTGCAG
- the LOC141611348 gene encoding uncharacterized protein LOC141611348 → MASGSRQDERAGAEIVCGAEACKKSSMEMLEELGFPKGVMPLKDLIECGRVRDTGFVWMKQEKPSQHYFEGSKSLVSYATEVTCYVEKGRMKKMKGVKSKQFLMWITISEMSVDQPCSGQIHFTTALGITKSFPVTAFMTEEDESKSSLT, encoded by the coding sequence ATGGCAAGCGGAAGCAGGCAGGATGAGCGAGCAGGGGCAGAGATCGTCTGCGGGGCAGAGGCGTGCAAGAAGTCGTCGATGGAGATGCTTGAGGAGCTAGGGTTCCCAAAGGGAGTAATGCCCCTGAAGGACCTGATCGAGTGTGGGAGAGTACGTGACACAGGTTTCGTGTGGATGAAACAAGAAAAACCCTCCCAGCACTATTTCGAAGGAAGCAAAAGCCTTGTCAGCTACGCAACCGAGGTCACGTGTTACGTTGAAAAGGGGCGGATGAAGAAAATGAAGGGGGTGAAAAGCAAGCAATTTCTCATGTGGATTACAATATCTGAGATGAGCGTCGACCAACCTTGTTCTGGTCAAATACACTTCACCACTGCTCTTGGCATTACCAAGTCTTTTCCGGTTACTGCCTTTATGACCGAGGAGGATGAATCCAAGAGCTCTCTCACCTAG